Proteins encoded together in one Aeromonas encheleia window:
- the accA gene encoding acetyl-CoA carboxylase carboxyl transferase subunit alpha, with the protein MSLFLDFEQPIAELQAQIDELRHVSEHNSAVDLSEDIRRLEKKNEELTKKIFGDLGAWQVSQMARHPQRPYTLDYIEQIFTDFDELAGDRAYADDKAIVGGIARLDGEPVMVIGQQKGRETKEKIRRNFGMPRPEGYRKALRLMEMAERFKMPIITFIDTPGAYPGVGAEERGQSEAIARNLKVMAGLTVPVVCTVIGEGGSGGALAIGVGDRVNMLQYSTYSVISPEGCASILWKSADKAPVAADAMGITAQRLKELKLIDNIVEEPLGGAHRNVELMAERLKARIKQDLAALRPLDSDQLLEQRYQRLLGYGYC; encoded by the coding sequence ATGAGTCTTTTTCTGGATTTTGAACAGCCGATCGCCGAATTGCAGGCTCAGATCGATGAACTTCGCCATGTGAGTGAGCACAACAGTGCCGTGGACCTGAGCGAAGATATCCGTCGGCTGGAGAAGAAAAACGAAGAGCTGACCAAGAAGATCTTCGGCGATCTGGGGGCCTGGCAGGTATCCCAGATGGCGCGTCATCCCCAGCGCCCTTACACCCTCGACTACATCGAGCAGATCTTCACCGACTTCGACGAGCTGGCCGGCGATCGCGCCTACGCCGATGACAAGGCCATCGTCGGTGGCATCGCCCGTCTCGACGGCGAGCCGGTGATGGTGATTGGTCAGCAGAAGGGTCGCGAGACCAAGGAGAAGATCCGACGCAACTTCGGCATGCCGCGCCCGGAAGGGTACCGCAAGGCCCTGCGTCTGATGGAGATGGCCGAGCGCTTCAAGATGCCGATCATCACCTTCATCGACACCCCGGGTGCCTACCCCGGCGTGGGTGCCGAGGAGCGTGGCCAGTCCGAGGCCATCGCCCGCAACCTGAAAGTCATGGCCGGCCTGACCGTGCCTGTGGTCTGCACCGTGATCGGTGAAGGCGGCTCCGGCGGCGCACTGGCCATCGGCGTCGGCGATCGGGTCAACATGCTGCAGTACTCCACCTACTCCGTCATCTCGCCGGAAGGTTGCGCCTCCATCCTGTGGAAGAGCGCCGACAAGGCGCCGGTCGCCGCCGATGCCATGGGCATCACGGCCCAGCGCCTGAAGGAGCTCAAGCTCATCGACAACATAGTCGAAGAGCCCCTCGGCGGCGCCCACCGCAACGTGGAGCTGATGGCCGAGCGCCTCAAGGCCCGTATTAAACAAGACCTGGCGGCCTTGCGCCCGCTCGACAGCGACCAGTTGCTGGAGCAGCGCTACCAGCGTCTGCTGGGATACGGCTACTGCTAA
- the dnaE gene encoding DNA polymerase III subunit alpha translates to MAEPRFIHLRVHSDFSMVDGLQKIGPIASAAAANDMPALALTDQMNMCGLVRFYGSAHGKGIKPIVGADFWVQSEELGDEQFRLTLLAMDNDGYQNITLLISRGYQRGHVQGRPVIDKSWLAEHAKGVIVLSGGREGDLGKFMLKGNRQMVEQSLAFYQRHFPDAYYLELLRTGRPDEEVYLHMAVAIATEFELPVVATNEVVFLSAEDFDAHEIRVAIHDGYTLMDKRRPRRYSPQQYLRSQEEMCELFADIPEALENTVEIAKRCNVTVRLGEYFLPNFPTGDMSTEDFLVMKSREGLEDRLAFLFPDPEVRAAKRVEYDERLEIELKVINQMGFPGYFLIVMEFIQWSKDNGIPVGPGRGSGAGSLVAYALKITDLDPLEFDLLFERFLNPERVSMPDFDVDFCMDRRDEVIEHVSEMYGREAVSQIITFGSMAAKAVVRDVGRVLGHAYGFVDRISKLIPPDPGMTLAKAFEVEPKLPELYEQDEEVKDLIDMARRLEGVVRNAGKHAGGVVIAPTKITDFAPLYCDDSGHHPVTQFDKNDVEYAGLVKFDFLGLRTLTIIDWALGMINPRLAKEGKPPIDIAAIPIDDKKSFALLQRFETTAVFQLESRGMKDLIKRLQPDCFEDMIALVALFRPGPLQSGMVDNFIERKHGKEAISYPDEKWQHESLKPILEPTYGIILYQEQVMQIAQVLAGYTLGGADMLRRAMGKKNPAEMAKQRSGFEEGAVKNGVDGELAIKIFDLVEKFAGYGFNKSHSAAYALVSYQTLWLKTHFPAEFMAAVMTADMDNTDKIVTLVDECQRMGLTVIPPDVNTGRYRFSVNEDGHIVYGIGAVKGVGEGPIDAILAARDSEGPFRDLFDFCNRVDIKKINKRVMEKLIFSGAMDRLGPHRAALMATLEEAMRAAEQHAKAQAVGQVDMFGVLTEEIDDVKKAFANVPHWPDKVWLEGERETLGLYLTGHPINQYSSELRRYTSGRLCDLHPTSRDTITTAAGLVIAARSMVTKRGNKMGIFTLDDRSGRLDVTLFSEALEKYEELMQKDRILVVSGQVSFDDFSGGLKMSARELLDINDARERFARAIRISLDEQRIDERFFPRLCEILEPARAGVCPVQVNYRRPGSRVRLTLGTEWRVTPTDQLIDDLRVLLGRERVELVFD, encoded by the coding sequence ATGGCCGAACCTCGTTTCATCCACCTGCGGGTCCACTCCGACTTCTCCATGGTCGATGGCCTGCAGAAGATAGGCCCCATCGCCTCGGCGGCGGCGGCCAACGATATGCCGGCGCTGGCGCTGACCGACCAGATGAACATGTGCGGCCTGGTGCGCTTCTATGGCTCGGCCCATGGCAAGGGCATCAAGCCCATCGTCGGGGCGGATTTCTGGGTGCAGAGCGAGGAGCTCGGCGACGAGCAGTTCCGCCTCACCCTGCTCGCCATGGACAACGACGGTTACCAGAACATCACCCTGCTCATCTCCCGTGGCTATCAGCGCGGTCATGTGCAGGGTCGCCCCGTCATCGACAAGAGCTGGCTCGCGGAACACGCCAAGGGCGTGATAGTGCTGTCCGGCGGGCGGGAGGGGGATCTCGGCAAGTTCATGCTCAAGGGCAACCGGCAGATGGTGGAGCAGAGCCTCGCCTTCTACCAGCGCCACTTCCCCGACGCCTATTACCTCGAGCTGCTGCGCACCGGCCGACCCGATGAAGAGGTCTACCTGCACATGGCGGTGGCCATCGCCACCGAGTTCGAGCTGCCGGTGGTGGCCACCAACGAGGTGGTGTTCCTCTCCGCCGAGGACTTCGACGCCCACGAGATCCGGGTCGCCATCCACGATGGCTACACCCTGATGGACAAGCGTCGCCCGCGCCGCTACAGCCCGCAGCAATACCTGCGCAGCCAGGAGGAGATGTGCGAGCTGTTCGCCGACATCCCCGAGGCGCTGGAGAACACGGTGGAGATCGCCAAGCGCTGCAACGTGACGGTTCGCCTCGGTGAATACTTCCTGCCGAACTTCCCGACCGGTGACATGAGCACCGAAGACTTCCTGGTGATGAAGTCCAGGGAGGGGCTGGAGGACCGACTGGCCTTCCTGTTCCCGGATCCCGAGGTGCGCGCCGCCAAGCGCGTCGAGTACGACGAGCGGCTGGAGATCGAGCTCAAGGTGATCAACCAGATGGGCTTCCCTGGTTACTTCCTCATCGTGATGGAGTTTATCCAGTGGTCCAAGGACAACGGCATCCCCGTCGGCCCGGGCCGGGGCTCGGGGGCCGGGTCGCTGGTGGCCTATGCGCTCAAGATCACCGATCTGGATCCCCTCGAATTTGATCTGCTGTTCGAACGATTCCTGAACCCGGAGCGGGTCTCCATGCCCGACTTCGACGTCGACTTCTGCATGGACCGGCGGGACGAGGTGATCGAGCACGTCTCGGAGATGTATGGCCGGGAGGCGGTCTCCCAGATCATCACCTTCGGCAGCATGGCGGCCAAGGCGGTGGTGCGGGACGTGGGCCGGGTGCTGGGCCACGCCTATGGCTTCGTGGATCGCATCTCCAAGCTGATCCCACCGGATCCGGGCATGACGCTGGCCAAGGCGTTCGAGGTCGAGCCCAAGCTGCCTGAGCTGTACGAGCAGGACGAGGAGGTCAAGGATCTCATCGACATGGCGCGCCGGCTGGAAGGGGTGGTGCGCAACGCCGGCAAACACGCAGGTGGTGTGGTGATAGCCCCCACCAAGATCACCGACTTCGCGCCGCTCTATTGCGATGACTCCGGCCATCACCCGGTCACCCAGTTCGACAAGAACGACGTGGAGTACGCGGGCCTGGTGAAGTTCGACTTCCTGGGGCTGCGCACCCTGACCATCATCGACTGGGCGCTCGGCATGATCAACCCGCGCCTCGCCAAGGAGGGCAAGCCGCCGATCGACATCGCCGCCATCCCCATCGATGACAAGAAGTCGTTCGCGCTGCTGCAGCGCTTCGAGACCACGGCGGTGTTCCAGCTGGAATCCCGCGGCATGAAGGATCTCATCAAGCGGCTGCAGCCCGACTGCTTCGAAGACATGATCGCCCTGGTGGCGCTGTTCCGCCCTGGTCCGCTGCAGTCCGGCATGGTGGACAACTTCATCGAGCGCAAGCACGGTAAGGAAGCCATCTCCTACCCGGACGAGAAGTGGCAGCACGAGAGCCTCAAACCCATACTCGAACCCACCTACGGCATCATCCTCTATCAGGAGCAGGTGATGCAGATAGCCCAGGTGCTGGCGGGCTATACGCTGGGTGGGGCTGACATGCTGCGCCGGGCCATGGGCAAGAAAAACCCTGCCGAGATGGCCAAGCAGCGTTCCGGCTTCGAGGAAGGGGCGGTCAAGAACGGGGTCGACGGCGAGCTGGCGATCAAGATCTTCGATCTGGTGGAGAAGTTTGCGGGCTACGGCTTCAACAAGTCGCACTCCGCCGCCTATGCGCTGGTTTCCTACCAGACGCTGTGGCTCAAGACCCACTTCCCGGCCGAGTTCATGGCGGCGGTGATGACCGCCGACATGGACAACACCGACAAGATAGTGACGCTGGTGGACGAGTGCCAGCGGATGGGGCTCACCGTGATACCGCCGGACGTGAACACCGGTCGCTACCGGTTCAGCGTCAATGAGGACGGCCATATCGTCTACGGCATAGGCGCGGTGAAGGGGGTCGGCGAGGGCCCCATCGACGCCATCTTGGCGGCGCGAGACAGTGAGGGTCCCTTCCGCGATCTGTTCGACTTCTGCAACCGGGTCGACATCAAGAAGATCAACAAGCGGGTGATGGAGAAGCTGATCTTCTCCGGCGCCATGGACCGACTGGGTCCGCACCGGGCGGCGCTGATGGCCACGCTGGAGGAGGCGATGCGCGCCGCCGAGCAGCACGCCAAGGCGCAGGCGGTGGGCCAGGTCGACATGTTCGGGGTGCTCACCGAGGAGATCGACGACGTCAAGAAGGCGTTCGCCAACGTGCCGCACTGGCCCGACAAGGTCTGGCTGGAAGGGGAGCGGGAGACGCTCGGTCTATATCTGACCGGCCATCCCATCAACCAGTACAGCAGCGAGCTGCGTCGTTATACGTCGGGGCGGTTGTGCGATCTGCACCCCACCTCCCGCGACACCATCACCACGGCGGCGGGGCTGGTGATCGCCGCCCGCAGCATGGTGACCAAGCGTGGCAACAAGATGGGGATCTTCACCCTGGACGACAGATCCGGCCGTCTGGATGTGACCCTGTTCAGTGAAGCGCTGGAAAAATACGAAGAATTGATGCAAAAAGACCGTATTTTAGTGGTTTCTGGACAGGTCAGCTTTGATGACTTCTCCGGTGGCCTTAAAATGTCGGCCCGCGAATTGCTGGATATTAACGATGCGAGGGAGCGTTTCGCCAGGGCGATCCGCATTTCCCTCGATGAACAACGCATTGATGAGCGCTTTTTCCCGCGTTTGTGCGAGATTTTGGAGCCCGCCCGTGCCGGAGTCTGTCCGGTTCAGGTAAACTATCGTCGCCCCGGCTCCCGGGTGCGATTGACGCTCGGTACCGAGTGGCGGGTGACGCCCACCGATCAACTGATAGATGACTTGCGAGTCCTGCTTGGACGAGAGCGGGTTGAATTGGTTTTTGATTAG